Genomic window (bacterium):
TCCCACACTTCTCGCCTTTTCCCGGGAGTACACACCTCGAGGCTGATACGTTCGAGGCGATGATGAAAGAGCTGATCCTCTCCGTCCACCGGCACGGCCCGCGCCGCTTTTTTGTGCTCAACACGGGGGTATCGACATATCCCGTGCTGGAGATCGTCGCACGCGATTTGGATCGGTTCCACCGCATTGTCGTGGGCGTGACGCGCATCGGGGATCTTGGCGCTCACCGCACCTCGGGTCTGCTCAGCCAGCCCAAGGGCAGTCACGCCGACGAGCATGAGACCTCGCTGCTGATGGCGATTGCTCCGGCGGTGGTGCGGCGCGACAGGGCGCCGCGAGAGATTCCCGATCGGCCGGATGCCCGGGGACTGTTTGTGCCGCCAATGTACCACCGGGATCTTGGGCCGGGGCACTCCGCGACAGGCGTTTATGGAGATGCAACGCTTGCGACCTCGGTGAAGGGGGTGGCGATCGCCGAGGCGATTGTCGACGATCTCGTCACCGCTGCGGAACTGTTGCGAACGGTCCAGGTCGCGCCCGCGCGACCAGGCATTCCATATAGAGGGTCATGACTCCGGCAACCAAGGGACGTTGCTCGAACCTCGCGCGATCGATCAGGACGACCAAGGAGGCGCTGACTGTGCGTTACACAACATGGACCGCGATCGTGCTGTTGACCCTTGGGACCTGCGCCGCGACATACACGGCCGACGCACAAACCGGGGCGACACTTAGGGTGGCGGTGCAGGCCGATCCGGTCTCACTGGACCCTGCGTTGACCGACGATCCTACCGGCACCGCGATCCTTCACGACGTGTACAGCCCGTTGGTGGATGTCAATGGTCGAGGCGAGATCACAGCGCTCGCCGCAAAGAGCTGGACGGTGTCCCCGGACGGCATGACCTTCCGGTTTGTGCTGCGGGATGGCTTGCGTTTCCAGAGTGGTCAATCAGTGACCGCGACCGATGTCAAGTACACGCTCGACCGGCTCGCGAGCCCAAAGCTGAACTCGCCGAACGCCGATCTGCTATTGACCCCCATCGTAGGTTACGTGGATGAACAAGCGGGACGCGCGCCCGGACTCATCGGCGTACGCGTTGTTGGTCCGAATGAACTCGAGATTTCG
Coding sequences:
- a CDS encoding creatininase family protein; its protein translation is MAPDGVEVRSAAQWRGRPQVPYGLYLEELTWEEAEPILGADPLVVIPVGAAAKEHGPHLPLGTDRIIAEYCTRQLVTRLPVLAMPTVTYGYFPHFSPFPGSTHLEADTFEAMMKELILSVHRHGPRRFFVLNTGVSTYPVLEIVARDLDRFHRIVVGVTRIGDLGAHRTSGLLSQPKGSHADEHETSLLMAIAPAVVRRDRAPREIPDRPDARGLFVPPMYHRDLGPGHSATGVYGDATLATSVKGVAIAEAIVDDLVTAAELLRTVQVAPARPGIPYRGS